The Neomonachus schauinslandi chromosome 11, ASM220157v2, whole genome shotgun sequence genomic sequence GCCCTCACCCGTGGGGGTCGCGGAGAGCGCTGAGCTGTCCGCAGGGCTCCCGCCCCGCCGGACCCTGGCCACGCTGACCTCCTGCCTCTCGTAGCCTCAGTGGCGACCTCTCCAGGCCGGGCCGGGCACGGCACCCGAGGCGAGCGCGGCAATCACCGCGGCTCTCCGAAGGCTCCCGCGCCCCCCGGGGCAGCTGGGCGGGGTAATGCCCTCGGTGATGGAGAAGCCGAGCGCGGGCTCCGGGATCCTGTCCCGCAGCCGGGCCAAGACGGCGCCCAACGGCGGACAGCCCCACTCGGAGGATGACAGCAGCGAGGAGGAGCACTCGCACGGTGAGCCCGGCGGCCTAGGGTTAAAGGTGCACCGGCAGCGGGGACgcgagtggggcgggggggagagtaGCCGACTACGGGCGTTTTAGACTCGTGGTTCCTGCCCCCTAGGACTGGAGCCTCTGGCTTGTTTCTTCCCCAAGCTTGGGGGCTGCCGGCACGGGGAATCTGGAACCTGGGCCCCTAGCTGCCGAGGAGGCGGTCctgcccacccccgccctgccctgccctgccctgccctgccctcagtCTCTGAGGGACTCAGGCGGCCCTCCTTGCCACAGTTTGGGCTCCATACCTTGCCACCTTGCAGGGGACTGAGgtctggctggggcaggggctggaaagACACTTCCACACCGAGCTGTGAGGCTCATGTGGTGGGGAGGAGCCTTGGATTCCCTGCAGGGCTATGGTCCAGGTCTAGGggcagcacccccctccccccagccagaACAAAGGGCTCTGCTTGGCCTGGGCTCTAAACTGGCCCCTTGTCCTTGCCatcaccccgccccccccccaccccctccactatGGGCTATGACTAGGCAGGGTCTCATCTTCCAGTTTCTTCTGTGGCTGAGGGTAACTGAGGGGAAGATCAGGGAAAAGTGAGCCTTCTGGAAGGTGAGGGCGCTGGGTGGTCAGGAAGGAGAACCCCAGGCCAGCCACCTCCCCCGCCACATCCTCCTatccacccccccctcccccccgagCCCTGACTGCCTCCCCTGGCTCCACAGACAGCATGATCCGCGTTGGAACCAATTACCAGGCCGTCATTCCGGAGTGCAAGCCTGGTGAGTGGCAGGACAGGCTGCGAAGGGAGGGGAGCGGAGGGCCCATGGCTTGGCCCTGAGCCCCACCTGGGGGAGCCCTGggcgggcgggggtgggtggCCCGTGGCATTGGTTAGCTTTCCTGCTCTGCCTTCCTGTCTgggtctctgcccctccttcccttctgggCCTCACCTCACAAGCCCCACTTCTCTGCCACCCGCTGGCCATGAGTCCACGCCAGCGCCACCAGGCTGATCTGAATGTCTTCCCTTTTCTGCTCTTGTCTTTCAGAGAGTCCTGCCCGCTACAGTAACAAGGAGCTGAAGGGGATGCTGGTGTGGTCGCCCAACCACTGTGTGTCAGATGCCAAGCGTGAGTGGGGCAGGATCCCGGTTTGGTCACATCCCTGGGAGCTGGGGGTTTGGGTTCATGCCACTTGGTGACCAGCTCTTCTCAGAAGTGGGCTGGAGGCTGAGGTGTGTGGGTTTAGCCCCTGCGCTGGGGCtcaggcttggggtggggggtggggtgggcgctAGCCCCTGGGGGCCTACTTCTGTCTGGGCAGGCTCGGGTCAGGGGTCGTAACCCCTTCTCCAATACCGGCCCCCTCCCATTCCCGCAGTTGACAAGTACATTGCGATGGCCAAGGAGAAGCATGGCTACAACATTGAGCAGGTGAGCCTTGGCCCCGTAGGGATTTGGGATGGGGACAGGACAGTGCTGGGGGCAGCTGAGCCCGAGTTGTTCTCTCTCTCGGGCCAGGCGCTGGGCATGCTTTTGTGGCATAAGCATGATGTGGAGAAGTCCTTGGCCGACTTGGCCAACTTCACCCCGTTCCCCGACGAGTGGACCGTGGAGGACAAGGTGCTGTTTGAACAGGCTTTTGGCTTCCATGGCAAATGCTTCCAGCGGATCCAGCAGATGGTAAAGCCTCTTCATCCCTGCCAGCGCTCCTGAGCCCCTCCCATTCTGATGAGCCTGCCCGGGGGCGGAGGGTCTTGGGTGGGCCCCAGCCTCTGGCATTGCCCTTCCAGCTGCCTGACAAGCTGATCCCCAGCCTGGTAAAGTATTACTACTCGTGGAAGAAGACCCGCAGCCGAACCAGCGTGATGGACAGACAGGCTCGGCGGCTGGGGGGCCGAAAGGACAAAGAAGACAGGTAGGGGCCTTGGGGGCCCAGGGGCAGGGCACGCTGAGCTCTGGGGGGCCCTGGCCTCTGCCTCACTGCCTTCCTGGCCCCTGTGTCAACAGCGATGAGCTTGAAGAGGGCCGGGGAGCCGTGAGTGAGGGAGAGCCGGATGCTGGAGACCCCAAGAGAGAGGTGAGGTCTGGCCCTGCCTACCCgcctgccctggccctgggctccgcaccacccacccctctcctttccctggcAGCCTCTGCCCTCTCGGCCCCTGAATACCCGGCCAGGCCCCGGGAAGAAGGAGGCCCAGGGGTCTCAGTACCGCCACCACCCGCTGCGAACCCGGCGTCGCCCACCCAAGGGCATGTACCTGAGCCCTGAGGGCCTCACGGCTGTGTCAGGAAGCCCGGACCTTGCCAACCTCACGCTTCGAGGCCTTGACTCGCAGCTCATCTCCCTCAAGCGCCAGGTGGGGGCCTGAGAAAAGGGGCCGTGTGGGAGGGGGCAGCGGGCAGCCCAGGAACTACATTTCGGGGACAGCCGAGGTATAAGGGGAGTGGTGCAGGTGCCCAAACTGCTTCTGCCTCATCCTTTAGGCTTCTGGGTAACTTGGTCTTCTTTTCTGGGCCTTTTGAAGAAACCCGTCTGGCCTGCAAGATGGGGAGAAGCCCAGTTGGGAGGGAGGAGTGAGCTGGGTGGTGGGTGGCCACAAGCCGTGTTGGTGGTGAGAGTTGGTCTTGGTGGCCTCTCTGGCAGGAGAGTTTGATGGGTCGTTTCTCTGGCCTTTTCAGGTGCAAAGCATGAAGCAGACCAATAGCAGCCTCCGCCAGGCGCTGGAGGGGGGCATCGATCCACTGCGTCCCCCTGAGGTAAGGTGGCTTCAGGTGTGGGTGCAGGAGgggcttcccccctcccccctgccaggGGAGCCAAAAGGGTAGTTctgcttggggggaggggcaaggcccTCCATTTCCGAATTTTTGAGTCTAAAAGGATAAATTCTCTGCTCTCCAGGCCAACACCAAGTTCAACTCCCGCTGGACCACGGATGAGCAGCTTTTGGCCGTACAAGGTGGGTTAGACTGGGGGGGAGCATGGAGAGCCCCAGGAATCTTTCCCCACTCTCCAAGGAGCTGGGGCAGAAGGGAAGGGCCAGGGAAGGAACTAGTTCTAAGGGGTATTCACATTTTGCTGCCCTTTTGATCCTTGCAGCCATCCGTAGGTATGGCAAAGACTTTGGGGCTATTGCAGAGGTGATTGGGAACAAGACTCTGACCCAGGTGAAGACCTTCTTTGTGAGCTACCGGCGCCGCTTCAATCTGGAGGAGGTGCTGCAGGAATGGGAGGCCGAGCAGGATGGGGCCCCCGGAGCCCCGGTCCCCATGGAGGAGGCCAGGAGAGGGGCCGCCTTGCCAGCCCCGGCCCTAGAGGAAGACGATGAGGTGAGAAGGGGTGAGAGAAGCCCTTCTGAGAAGTGAGGAGCTGAGCCGCCTCCATTCTTCGGTGGGGGCGCGGATGGGCTTGAGCCTggtttccctcctctctcctgtcAGGTACAGATCACCTCCGTCTCGACATCTGTGCCCCGATCGCTACCCCCTgtgccgccgccgcctccgcctcCCACCTCGCTGTCCCAGCCACCCCCGCTGCTGAGGCCACCTCTGCCCACCGCGCCCACCCTGCTCCGCCAGCCGCCCCCACTCCAGCAGGGCCGCTTCCTCCAGCCCCGGCTGGCCCCCAACCAGCCCCCACCACCTCTCATCCGCCCCGCCCTGGCTGCCTCCCGCCACAGTGCCCGCCCTggccctcagcccccacccaccctgaTTGGGGCCCCTCTGGAGCCTCCAGCACCTTCACTCTGAGCCCTGAGGCCCTCCACCAACCGGAGGCTGCAGAACCACGTTGCTGGCCGTCCGTGGACACCTCTGGCTTCACCGAGGACAGAAGGGACTAGAGCTCTTGGCCAGGTCTTTCGAAAACCCGGAGCTGCCAGTGGGCAGTCTGGACCTATGGGCTCTGCACATTTCTGGCAGCTGAGTCTctcggcccccaccccagccaggggctggggctcaggGGCCTTCTGAGCTGACCTGAGGGTACTTTCTCTTCCTGGCTGGGGCTGGAATGGCTGCCTCCTGGTCTGCTGGGGCTTGGCCTTTGGGTCTGGCCCTTTGTGTAGAGGGGGTAGTGACCTTAGCtcgggggatgggggagaggacaGCCTTGGttgttcttcctctttcctttcttttagcaATAagttggggtgaggtggggagggggctggaggggggaggtgggcagagaggtTCCTTCGGGGCCTGAGTGGCAGAACTGGATGGGCAGCTCTCCTGTCTTCTGGAGCCTGCTGTGAAGTGCTGAGGAGTTCTGGGGGTGCCCACTGTACCCACGGCCCGAAAGCTTAGAGAAAGGAGGGCTGGGAACATATGCAGACATGggtttatttttcaatgtttttaaaaaataaaatcttccacgTTCGCTGAGTGTTCTCTCTTTTGGTGTGGAGGGCCCTGGGCTTGGCTTCCTGTCTGTGCCCTGAGGATGGGAGGGAGCAGCCACCCAGTActggcctcccccaggccccagacAGGAATCCATTCTCTCCTGCAAGGCTGGCGGGCTGAGCCACATCTTGCCCACGGGGGACTGGGTCCCTGCCCGGCTGGGAGAAGAAACAGGAGGAGGCAGCTCAGATTCCAAACATTCTCTTTATTACGTGTTTGATCCAGAGGAGAAACTAAGTgcgggtgtgggggggaggggggtgggtggggaggggccaccTTGCCTGGGAGCCCCCCCAAGAGCCACCACCCCCTCTGGGAGCCAAGCCATGCCCTCCTGGCCCCTCAGAGCACCCGGGCTGTTCCActgggcaggaggggtggggagggaggaggagagaaagggagggagggaggaagagcccTTGGTCGGAGCCGAGCCCAGAGCCTGGAGCCCTGCAGTTGGGGCTTGGGGCAGGAGGGCTGAGGTTGGCTAGGCCCCTTCCTGGGACCCAAGGGATCGACTTGCCACGGAGcctgggctgggagtggggggtgaTGAGTAGGGGTGGAGTCatcataaatcaaaaaaaaaaaaaataaaataataaaataaaaaataaaacccatcacAAAAAAATGTACAACTCGGGTGAGGGCAGGGGCAGCCTCTGTgcagggcccccctcccccaacttctcAGGAACAGAAACAGCAGAGAAATAAATTAAGGGATGCAGCGGCCGCCACCAGCCAAGCGCCCATAACCAGCCACTCCCACACTGGCCGAGGAGGTTAGCAAGCCGGGAGTCACTAGGCCTtatctgtccccccaccccctgggaggGCAGACGCTCCCGGCCCCCTGCTGCCCTATCCAGCCTCCCGCCAGGCGGCCCGTGGAGGCCCTGGGCAGTGTCTCCTGAGAGGAGGGGCGACAGTGTCAGGAAGAAAAGGCAAGGCCGGGAGATGAGTGGTGAGGGGAGTCACTGCTATGGAACTAGCTGGTGCCCAGATTAATGCCAAtgaagggggcaggggagaggaatgGCGAGGGGCTGTGCTTTCAGACAAAGGCTCTCCCATAACGGAGAGTGCCCAGCATCCCTGTTCCGGAGACTAGCAGCCCAGGCGGCCCCCTGGGGGCCGAGGAGCCTATCTGCCCTgcagtcccctcccctctcccagcccggGGGTCAGCCCCGCCTTCTccccaggaggggtgggagaagaTGGCACAGACTTTTGAGGAGGGGAACAAAAGTTCCCACAGCAGCTTGTGGAAGGAAATGCCCagctctggggaaggaggggcagaggatacAGTGTGGAGGGGGCCGGAGCCCCGAGCCTCGCCTGCCAGCCCGGGGCAGCCGCCAgcgccccccttcccccccaccccccacccagggctgcgCAgcgccctgcccccagcccctggcccggCCATCCAGGCCTCCAACCCCGGGGCCTGAGGTCAGGGCAAGGCCACCTCTGGTGGTTTgcttggaggggagggagggaaggagaggggagaagcccAAAGTGGGCCTGGCGGAGGGCCTGACAGGGAACTCCACCACTCTTGCCTGAGAGTGTTCCAGCCCTGAGCCACCCTCCCGGGAAACCCCACAGATCCAGTCTTGACTGTCCCaatggggcagggaggaaaggtggccgctgggattttttttttcttttttctttttggtaataaaAAATTTCTTGGTTTAGGCGAAATACTCTGTGCAACCGCAGTACCGAGGGGgagccctgcccccccacccctccctccccttcctttgcCTCCTgtaggggagaggggggaagggggacttTCTGGGCAGGGGTAAATgtcgggggagggggaagaaccatctcccatcccccccaaacttggaagaaaaaaccGAGAAGGGCGGGAGGGGAGAAGTGCCAGCAGGGGGAGACACACCAATCCATCTCCGCAGTCTCGCCCAGGTGGCTTGGAGCCCGGCCCCAGCAGCTAAGTCCAGCTGGCCCGCCTCCGTCGCCCCCCCGCTCCTGGCAGCCTGTTAAAGCTTGAGCTCGTTGGCTATTTTGGAGGCAATGTTTTTGAAGGCCATGGAGGTGCCCGATATCCGCTTAAATCGGACACCGTTGAGGGACAGCCGCGGCAGCTTGCACACCTCCATCTCCCACTGCACGAAGTTCTCGTGGCCCGGTGTGCCGTGCATGCACAGCAGCATGTACTTCTCGTGCAGCTCGCTCTGGCAGCTGTTCGCGTCCAGCACCTTGCGGATCTCCCGCATCATCTCGTTGGGCTCCATGGAGCTGGTGGTCTTCATACTCCACGTGAAGCGTAGGGAGCGCGGCTTGGCCTCCCGAAACTCCTCCTTGTCCTTGTCGTTGCCTCCACCGCCCACCACGTGAGGTCTGCGGAGAGGGCAgagtccgggggggggggggggtgtcagggcGGGGCCTGGGGCACCCCACCCCCGGGAGAGCCACCCTGGCAGAGGGCCCCCCCGGAGACCAGAGAGGAGAGCGGGAGGGTGCCCCGGAGGCAACAGtgctggaggagggagcagagggagggtgagaggggcGGGCAGTTTTGTGACCTCCCTCAGGGAGGGCAAAGGGGAGGAGAAGCCAGGCCCTGGCAGGGGGCGGGAGGGTGACAGTTCCATGCTTCTCTTTGAcgaggggagggtcagggagaaaaGGGGAGCACGTGCTCAACAGCCCTGAGCAGTTCACAGACTGGACGAAAAGCAGTGGCTGAGGTACAGAAAGGTGGGCTGGGCGGTGGGTAGGAATCTGTAGCCCCAACCGCCCAGCCTAGGGCTCCTGCTTCCCGAAGGCACTCGAGCTGAGGAGAAGGGCCCACACCTACTGCAGCTGGGGCGTGGGGCTTCTCTGAGGAAAGGGAGGCCCCGAGTGGGTGGGGACAGGGCCGAACCACCGGAGGAGGAGCCAGCTGGCAGAAGGAAGAGAGCAGGAGGCTCGTGGCGAGCCCGGTGGCCTGGGCAGGGCCGATGCTGGCTCCAGCCCTCTCACCTGAGCGTCTCCACTCGGTCTTTGCTTTCGGGTTCAttcaggttcctcaaaaaacagAGCGAGGGAGAGTTTAGTGCTGGGACCTCTCGCTCCGTCCACCGCCGCAGACCCAGGTGAGGGTGGGTCTGGTGAGGCGCCCCTGGCGGGTGAGCAGGACCCAAGCTCTAAGGCCCCATGCTCGGCACCTGGCAGGCCAACACGGCTCTGCGGCGCCTCACACTGGCCCCTGGCAGCGGGGAGCCCAGCACATGGGGCCGTCCCTCGCCCCGCTCCCCAAGATGTGTGCGGGGGAGAAGGAGCCTCtggcgtgggggcggggggggggggggggatgtgtggATGTGCAGGCACGCGCATGGAGCACACAGCCACAGCATGAGGCagctccccccccagcccccagccagggcCTCATGCTGTGAATGGGTCTTCCACACCAGCATCCCGGGCCCCAGAGCCGCAGTCCTCTTgaagggaaggggctgggctggggggcgcggtgtgtgtgtgtgcggggggcaGACAGAAGCCTCTCTCACGAGGCTCAAAGGGCCAAGAGCTGGAACTGTGAGCACCTGGGGATGGGTGCCTGGAGATGGGGGGGGAACCTGAGAAGGGACCTGAGGCTGTCCATGGACAAGCCCGCCTCCCCCATTCTTTTAGAACTCCCCTGCCTGCCAGGCTGCTAGGCCATCTGCTTGTACAGAAGGGAggacagagggcagggcagggccagcaccttgggagggtgggtggggaagaggtCTGGCCCCGCTGAGCGGCTTCTCCAGCTCCTGGCTGGAAGATGGGTGCCTGGAGCCGGGGAACTGGGGACTACAGAGGAGGGCAGGGACGTGAGGAGGACAAAGAGCGGCAGCAGCACGTGGAAAAGGAACACGAAGACACAACAGACACACGAATGCACACAAGCGcactgcgagcagggagcccgggctgtgcaggggagggagcctgctgctctccccagccccacctggtCCCTGCCCTGTGGGTGGAGGCGCCCTGTCGGGCAGGCCCCCACCAGGGCCTGTGAGTCAACAGCCAGCCATGCAGTGAAGAGCTGGGTGGGGAGCAGTGGGTGGAAAGGGGAAAGCCTAAGGACCCTGGCTTGGCCATTAGTCAGCTGGGTCACCGTGTCCGCCAGGTGTCCTAGCCCCAGCACAAGGCCTGGGCTGACCGCCCTGGGGAAGCAGTGCTCCCAACCCGGCCCTTGGTCTTCAGCTTGGCATACGGCCCACCCAGCCTTCCAGAGAGGATGAGGATAGAGCCAGGGGGTGGATCTGGCCTAGGAAGGGagatgcctgtgtgtgtgtgtgtgtgggggggggatctTCCACTGTTCTGCCAGGGCAAAGAGGTAGATGGCCCCAGCCTTAGAACATCCCGGCCCCTTGCCCTTTGGAAGCCACAGTCCCCATCCAGAGAACACGGGCCCAGAGAAGAGGCGTGGCTTAATTCGTCCAGATCCCGCTGGAGGCAGGAGGTGTGCTGGGTGGGGGTGCAGTGGGCCTAGTTCTGCAGGAGCTGCCAGAAGGGGATGCTGTGCCCACTTGTGAGGCAAAGGCTCCTTGGGCCTGGAAGCGTCAGACTGAAGCCTTGGGACCCCATCGTCCCTGTGGTACCCCCAAAGTCCTGCTATCCACAGGACAG encodes the following:
- the RCOR2 gene encoding REST corepressor 2 isoform X2, which codes for MPSVMEKPSAGSGILSRSRAKTAPNGGQPHSEDDSSEEEHSHDSMIRVGTNYQAVIPECKPESPARYSNKELKGMLVWSPNHCVSDAKLDKYIAMAKEKHGYNIEQALGMLLWHKHDVEKSLADLANFTPFPDEWTVEDKVLFEQAFGFHGKCFQRIQQMLPDKLIPSLVKYYYSWKKTRSRTSVMDRQARRLGGRKDKEDSDELEEGRGAVSEGEPDAGDPKREPLPSRPLNTRPGPGKKEAQGSQYRHHPLRTRRRPPKGMYLSPEGLTAVSGSPDLANLTLRGLDSQLISLKRQVQSMKQTNSSLRQALEGGIDPLRPPEANTKFNSRWTTDEQLLAVQGTDHLRLDICAPIATPCAAAASASHLAVPATPAAEATSAHRAHPAPPAAPTPAGPLPPAPAGPQPAPTTSHPPRPGCLPPQCPPWPSAPTHPDWGPSGASSTFTLSPEALHQPEAAEPRCWPSVDTSGFTEDRRD
- the RCOR2 gene encoding REST corepressor 2 isoform X1; this encodes MPSVMEKPSAGSGILSRSRAKTAPNGGQPHSEDDSSEEEHSHDSMIRVGTNYQAVIPECKPESPARYSNKELKGMLVWSPNHCVSDAKLDKYIAMAKEKHGYNIEQALGMLLWHKHDVEKSLADLANFTPFPDEWTVEDKVLFEQAFGFHGKCFQRIQQMLPDKLIPSLVKYYYSWKKTRSRTSVMDRQARRLGGRKDKEDSDELEEGRGAVSEGEPDAGDPKREPLPSRPLNTRPGPGKKEAQGSQYRHHPLRTRRRPPKGMYLSPEGLTAVSGSPDLANLTLRGLDSQLISLKRQVQSMKQTNSSLRQALEGGIDPLRPPEANTKFNSRWTTDEQLLAVQAIRRYGKDFGAIAEVIGNKTLTQVKTFFVSYRRRFNLEEVLQEWEAEQDGAPGAPVPMEEARRGAALPAPALEEDDEVQITSVSTSVPRSLPPVPPPPPPPTSLSQPPPLLRPPLPTAPTLLRQPPPLQQGRFLQPRLAPNQPPPPLIRPALAASRHSARPGPQPPPTLIGAPLEPPAPSL